The window AACTTCTTCCCACTAATCGAATGTGAAAAGAGCAAACATCTCTTTATCGCTGGTGGAATCGGCATAACCCCATTTCTCTCCTATCTTCATAAAATCGAAGAGATGAAAGAGGCTAAACTCCCTTTTGAACTCCATTACAGCTTCAGAGAAGCGGGAAATGCGGCATTTGTCGATTTTTTACAAACAGAATTTCAAGATGCCTTAACGCTCTATGACAACGCCCTCAAACAGCAACTCAATGTAAAAGAGCTTATCGAACGCCAACCCCCCAACACACACCTCTATGTCTGTGGCCCTCAATCACTTATTGATGCCGTAATTGCTGCCGGTACAGAGCATCTCGGTGCTGATAAAGTTCATTTTGAAAACTTCACAGAGACAGGAAGTGAAGGCGATGCTTTTGAAGTTGTTTTCCAGAAATCGGGCTTCTCATTGATGGTTGATGAAAGCAGCTCGATATTACAAGCGATTGAGGCTGATAAAAGAATCTCTGTAGAATGCCTATGTCGTAATGGCGTTTGTGGAACTTGCGAAACAGCAATATTAGAAGGAGAAGCTGATCATCGGGACCTCTATCTTGATGAAGAGGAGCAAGCTGAACAGAAAACAATGATGATCTGTGTCTCTCGCGCTAAAGGTAAACGTATTGTGTTAGATCTCTGAT of the Ignatzschineria indica genome contains:
- a CDS encoding PDR/VanB family oxidoreductase, whose product is MVSDPISVKVGKIEQLTPAIKKFTLLPTEGTLPSFTPGSHIRLHLTPEIKRAYSLISHPNNGHYYEIAVLHTEDSQGGSRHMHQSLQEGDIIEISPAENFFPLIECEKSKHLFIAGGIGITPFLSYLHKIEEMKEAKLPFELHYSFREAGNAAFVDFLQTEFQDALTLYDNALKQQLNVKELIERQPPNTHLYVCGPQSLIDAVIAAGTEHLGADKVHFENFTETGSEGDAFEVVFQKSGFSLMVDESSSILQAIEADKRISVECLCRNGVCGTCETAILEGEADHRDLYLDEEEQAEQKTMMICVSRAKGKRIVLDL